A single region of the Saprospiraceae bacterium genome encodes:
- the gwsS gene encoding grasp-with-spasm system SPASM domain peptide maturase, translating to MNLVSNAIIDIAIPFSINLYRKLALELEELGCKYLQIRSYNEISITFIEEVVASFSNSRVEGIELLIKKSKSIELHSLEDIGKKHVRIRSIILHSTEESKQLFSSPKFNIFSSVNGISDSRHCGLVSHQYFSINRKMFTESQNHNTCLNRKISIDIDGNIKNCPSMSQSFGNIKDTTLKDALEHPEFKKYWNITKDQTSVCRDCEFRYICTDCRAYLEDPEDEYSKPLKCGYNPYSGEWTEWSTNPLKQKAIVYYEMEDLIKSSNP from the coding sequence TTGAATTTAGTTAGTAATGCAATTATTGATATTGCTATTCCCTTTTCGATTAATTTATACAGGAAACTAGCATTAGAACTTGAAGAACTAGGATGCAAATATCTTCAAATTCGATCATACAATGAAATTAGTATCACTTTTATAGAGGAAGTTGTAGCTTCTTTTTCCAATAGTAGAGTTGAAGGTATCGAATTGCTGATCAAGAAAAGTAAAAGTATCGAATTGCATTCACTTGAGGATATTGGGAAAAAGCATGTGAGGATAAGGTCTATAATATTACATTCAACAGAGGAATCAAAGCAACTATTTTCTTCTCCAAAATTCAATATATTCAGTTCTGTGAATGGAATCAGCGATTCGAGGCATTGCGGTCTTGTATCGCACCAATATTTTTCAATTAACAGGAAGATGTTCACTGAGTCTCAAAACCATAACACCTGCCTCAACCGAAAAATTTCCATCGATATAGACGGCAATATCAAAAACTGCCCTTCCATGTCCCAATCTTTTGGTAATATCAAAGATACTACATTGAAAGATGCTTTGGAACATCCCGAATTTAAGAAATATTGGAACATCACCAAAGATCAAACTAGTGTCTGCCGTGATTGTGAGTTCCGTTACATCTGTACCGACTGCCGTGCTTACCTAGAAGACCCAGAAGACGAATACAGCAAGCCGCTTAAGTGTGGTTATAATCCCTATTCGGGAGAATGGACAGAGTGGAGCACCAATCCTCTCAAGCAAAAGGCCATCGTTTATTATGAAATGGAGGATTTGATAAAGTCAAGCAATCCTTAA
- a CDS encoding IS5 family transposase, with the protein MAKVISKGSKNQETGKKNKYRVTNWSSYNRSLVGRGDITLWFDESLAEAWHYDGPDQRGGQFVYSDECILGLLELKVVFKLGYRQLEGFASSLLRLMQFDLSVPSYTQLCRRGRSLDVDIKAPKSKESIYVVFDSTGLKVFGEGEWKVRKHGYSKRRIPTVGTSNGVNYI; encoded by the coding sequence ATGGCAAAAGTAATATCAAAAGGCAGTAAGAATCAAGAAACTGGTAAAAAAAATAAATATCGGGTTACGAATTGGAGTAGCTATAACCGAAGCCTGGTGGGGCGAGGAGACATTACGCTATGGTTTGATGAGAGCTTGGCAGAGGCGTGGCATTATGATGGGCCAGACCAGCGAGGTGGTCAATTTGTCTATTCAGATGAATGTATATTAGGTTTACTGGAACTAAAGGTGGTCTTTAAGTTAGGCTATCGTCAATTAGAGGGTTTTGCTAGTTCTTTATTACGATTGATGCAGTTTGATTTATCTGTTCCAAGTTATACTCAACTATGCCGAAGAGGCAGGAGCTTAGATGTTGATATAAAGGCTCCCAAATCAAAGGAATCGATCTATGTAGTGTTTGATTCTACTGGACTTAAGGTGTTTGGAGAAGGGGAATGGAAAGTCCGTAAACATGGTTACAGCAAACGCCGAATCCCGACTGTCGGGACAAGCAATGGCGTAAACTACATTTAG
- a CDS encoding tetratricopeptide repeat protein → MKNLIPHFIEDQLSRGITQGEMEAYTMVLDLSGFTPLTETLMREGNKGAEQLSIILNKVFEPLVELVYSRGGFIPYFAGDAFTAIFPALGTGIHAMDIVQAALHGHQLFREGRFSFGQFTFGLKVGLSYGTVDWGIVGQQYQAFYFRGRPIEQCAQCQLKADDQDIVIDEIMKVQLDGKGYPLHEMSAGYYKVGKNIPLEFFQYTAVPLPPINKTLAGQFLPEPVINYDQDGEFRRVVAVFISFEGVETYESMNNFTTIVLDQINSFSGYFKEIDFGDKGGVMFCFFGAPISFENNTDRALQFINALRDEIAPLQKGTSLQFRAGLSLGMAYTGIVGGEKRCQYAAVGNRVNLAARLMTYADWGEILVDEEIRKNPHFKFFHKGDIKFKGIKGNIPTFKLIDREFNLSPDYASHLVARQTELSQLIHFSQPLQEGRPAGITHVFGEAGIGKSRLTYEIGNELEEKYHIKWFICQSDQILRKPFNPFIFFLKNYFRQVQNMTSEANRDSFESVFAELCAKISTIPLPRARVVKEELERTKAVLAALLGIFYPNSLWDYLDAKGRHENTLTAIISIFEAESLLQPIVIEVEDGHWMDDSSVELLHELVRRISHLPIWVLTTSRYLDDGTKPKIVSERLLKELKLPKLEIDLKFLTEEAIREFAESSLGGNISDDFFELLKRTTNGNPFYLEQMLKYFSESNLLSKSNNLWTIKDQNVKLSHSINAVLTARIDRLSKLVRETVKAAAVIGREFEIPVLSEVMKVQEGFADFEGNSSTLLREQVKTAEQGQIWLATNELRYIFRHSLLREAVYSMQLRTRLQQLHQLIAEAIERLYANSIEARYVDLAFHYEQAGVFDKTCEYLRKAADYSRRNYQNQRALEYYDQLLNKLGSQNDTVDEIKTHLKKGKILELIGEWEECQQTYEKALTLAKRSRDVLLIGQTNNNLAHLLMLKGDYPKAMNYLQIAAGLFESVEDKVGIAKVYGDLGNLYFRQGKYEEAKNYFVQSIKIGLAKTGTTGSAQIASNLGLTHMNLGDYQEAIRVQKEQLNICKQLSDKQSMATIYTNMGIVYLEKGDFEEALDCFEQGLNLSQELGNKHLTAIATGSMGTVYEHQGDYDKAMALFIEDLKIVEELGDKQGTAIALGLIGGLHSIKGEFHKAVEYLQKNLMLCEELGYQKGIAKAVNTLGDVFYFTKQYERSIHFYERSILIGRNIKNLLILGSSLVEIGGVYIAIGDLNALEKTADEALNIANELGNPKLLFDAKVLTAQYYHLTGKNQEALALIDEAIYGTEEKESLAYAYFQKWMIKASDQNAYLKALTLYEELYHRTPKHFFKERIQQLKAMAKD, encoded by the coding sequence GTGAAAAACCTGATTCCACATTTTATTGAAGATCAATTGAGTCGAGGGATAACTCAAGGCGAGATGGAGGCCTACACCATGGTCCTTGATCTTTCCGGCTTTACGCCTTTAACGGAGACGTTAATGCGGGAAGGGAATAAAGGCGCAGAGCAATTATCGATCATCCTAAATAAAGTGTTTGAACCCTTAGTCGAACTTGTCTATTCGCGAGGTGGATTTATACCCTATTTTGCTGGTGATGCCTTTACCGCTATTTTTCCTGCACTAGGTACAGGCATTCATGCTATGGATATTGTTCAGGCAGCACTCCATGGCCACCAGTTATTTAGAGAAGGAAGGTTTAGCTTTGGTCAATTTACCTTTGGACTTAAAGTAGGGCTTTCTTATGGAACGGTGGACTGGGGGATAGTCGGCCAGCAGTACCAAGCTTTTTATTTCAGAGGAAGACCTATTGAACAATGTGCGCAATGTCAACTAAAAGCGGATGATCAGGATATTGTGATAGATGAAATAATGAAAGTGCAGCTAGATGGCAAAGGATACCCCTTACACGAAATGTCGGCTGGTTACTATAAGGTTGGAAAAAATATTCCATTAGAGTTTTTTCAGTATACTGCTGTTCCTTTACCGCCTATTAATAAAACTTTGGCCGGTCAATTTTTACCAGAGCCTGTGATAAATTATGATCAGGATGGCGAGTTTCGACGCGTAGTAGCCGTTTTTATTTCTTTTGAAGGTGTAGAAACCTACGAATCAATGAATAACTTTACCACTATTGTGCTTGACCAAATCAATAGTTTTTCGGGTTATTTTAAAGAAATAGATTTTGGCGATAAAGGAGGTGTCATGTTTTGTTTTTTTGGAGCCCCCATCTCTTTTGAAAATAATACGGATAGAGCACTTCAGTTTATTAATGCCCTGAGAGATGAAATAGCGCCGCTCCAAAAGGGAACAAGCCTTCAGTTTAGGGCAGGTCTTTCTTTAGGTATGGCTTATACCGGCATTGTTGGGGGCGAAAAAAGATGTCAATATGCCGCCGTAGGAAATCGGGTGAACCTGGCTGCCAGGTTAATGACTTATGCAGATTGGGGGGAGATTTTAGTTGACGAAGAAATTCGAAAAAATCCCCATTTTAAATTTTTCCATAAGGGCGATATTAAATTCAAAGGCATCAAGGGCAATATACCTACTTTTAAGCTCATCGACAGGGAATTTAATCTAAGTCCTGATTATGCAAGTCACCTGGTCGCTCGGCAAACGGAATTGTCTCAACTCATCCATTTCTCTCAGCCTTTACAAGAAGGCCGTCCCGCCGGCATTACCCATGTTTTTGGCGAAGCAGGAATTGGGAAAAGTCGCTTAACTTATGAAATCGGGAATGAACTTGAAGAAAAATACCACATTAAATGGTTTATTTGCCAGTCCGACCAGATTCTGCGCAAGCCATTCAACCCTTTTATCTTTTTCCTGAAAAATTATTTTCGTCAGGTTCAGAATATGACTTCCGAAGCTAATCGAGATAGCTTCGAAAGCGTTTTTGCTGAATTGTGCGCCAAAATAAGTACCATACCCTTGCCAAGAGCACGTGTAGTTAAAGAGGAGTTGGAACGAACAAAAGCTGTATTGGCAGCATTGTTAGGTATTTTCTATCCTAATTCTTTATGGGATTATCTCGATGCCAAGGGACGTCATGAGAATACATTGACAGCTATTATCAGCATTTTTGAAGCAGAATCGCTCTTACAACCTATCGTTATTGAAGTCGAAGATGGTCATTGGATGGACGATAGTTCAGTCGAATTGTTACACGAATTGGTAAGGCGCATTAGTCATCTTCCGATTTGGGTCTTGACGACTTCCCGTTACCTCGATGATGGGACCAAGCCCAAAATAGTTAGCGAAAGACTCCTCAAAGAATTAAAACTTCCAAAACTTGAAATAGATCTTAAATTCCTCACGGAAGAAGCAATCCGGGAATTTGCAGAAAGTAGCCTCGGAGGCAATATTTCAGATGATTTTTTTGAACTCCTTAAAAGGACGACCAATGGTAATCCTTTTTACCTGGAGCAAATGCTTAAATATTTTTCCGAAAGCAATTTGCTCAGTAAATCAAACAACCTTTGGACTATTAAGGACCAAAATGTCAAACTTTCCCATTCTATCAATGCCGTTTTGACAGCAAGGATCGACCGGCTTTCCAAATTGGTTCGCGAAACGGTGAAAGCGGCTGCCGTCATTGGTCGGGAATTTGAAATCCCTGTATTGTCAGAGGTGATGAAAGTTCAGGAGGGTTTTGCTGACTTTGAAGGGAATTCCTCGACCTTGCTACGGGAACAGGTCAAAACAGCCGAACAAGGCCAAATATGGCTAGCAACAAATGAACTTCGGTATATTTTCCGACATTCTTTGCTGCGCGAAGCCGTTTATAGCATGCAGTTGAGAACCCGACTCCAGCAACTGCACCAGCTCATTGCCGAAGCCATCGAAAGGCTATATGCCAATAGTATTGAAGCGCGTTATGTCGATTTAGCCTTCCACTATGAGCAAGCAGGGGTTTTTGACAAAACCTGCGAATATTTGCGCAAAGCAGCTGATTATTCTCGCCGCAATTATCAAAACCAACGAGCATTAGAATACTACGATCAATTGCTCAATAAGCTGGGTAGTCAAAATGACACAGTTGATGAAATAAAAACGCACCTTAAGAAAGGTAAAATATTGGAGCTGATTGGAGAGTGGGAGGAATGCCAACAAACTTATGAGAAGGCGCTGACCTTGGCAAAACGATCACGGGATGTCTTGCTGATTGGACAAACCAATAATAATTTAGCTCATCTTTTGATGCTTAAAGGAGACTACCCGAAAGCCATGAATTATCTACAAATTGCTGCTGGGCTATTTGAATCCGTTGAAGATAAAGTAGGAATTGCCAAAGTATATGGCGATTTGGGCAACCTCTATTTCCGCCAAGGAAAATATGAAGAGGCCAAAAATTATTTTGTGCAAAGCATCAAAATTGGATTGGCTAAAACTGGTACAACGGGGAGTGCACAAATTGCTTCCAACCTGGGCCTAACCCATATGAATCTGGGCGATTACCAGGAAGCCATCCGGGTCCAGAAAGAACAACTCAATATTTGCAAACAGCTTTCGGATAAGCAAAGTATGGCTACCATTTACACCAACATGGGGATTGTATACCTCGAAAAAGGTGATTTTGAGGAAGCGCTTGACTGCTTTGAACAAGGCTTGAATTTGAGCCAGGAATTGGGGAATAAACACCTGACGGCCATCGCTACAGGTAGCATGGGAACCGTGTATGAACACCAAGGCGATTATGATAAAGCAATGGCCCTTTTTATAGAAGACCTCAAAATAGTAGAGGAACTAGGGGATAAACAAGGAACAGCCATCGCACTAGGACTTATCGGTGGCTTGCACAGCATAAAAGGGGAATTCCACAAAGCCGTTGAGTATTTACAGAAAAATTTAATGCTTTGTGAAGAATTGGGATACCAAAAGGGCATTGCTAAAGCCGTTAATACCCTGGGTGATGTGTTTTATTTTACCAAACAATACGAACGCTCCATTCATTTTTATGAACGCTCGATTCTCATTGGCAGAAATATCAAAAACTTGCTGATTTTAGGCTCTAGCTTGGTAGAAATAGGAGGGGTCTATATTGCAATAGGCGATCTGAATGCTTTGGAAAAAACAGCGGACGAAGCCTTAAACATTGCTAATGAACTGGGAAACCCCAAACTTTTGTTTGATGCCAAAGTATTGACCGCTCAATACTATCACTTGACAGGGAAAAACCAAGAAGCCCTCGCGTTAATTGATGAAGCAATCTATGGTACCGAAGAGAAAGAATCCCTGGCCTACGCCTACTTCCAAAAATGGATGATTAAGGCATCAGATCAAAATGCTTACCTAAAAGCATTGACTTTATACGAAGAATTATATCATCGAACACCAAAACATTTCTTCAAAGAACGCATTCAACAGTTAAAGGCCATGGCTAAAGATTAA
- a CDS encoding transposase: MNVRTLTEQILIKMSNIGRWQIKFILDLFPLLLALRGRYNFCNMARWGDYREYTYRNNYGRSFDWLAFNRLLVKQSLSTDLALAFDPSFLPKSGKHTPGIGYFYSGCAGRELRGLELSGLAVIDQQDKTALHLEAIQTVGLKQDQTLLDFYAQSIVDRGEQLQQLSSLLLVDAYFSKHPFIHSMQQAGFEVITRLRKDARLRYLYNGPRGKGRGCPKKFDGRIDIYNLRMDQVKPCAQAQDASWIAYELLANVQAWKRTAKLVIVHELKEDGSIKSVRIIACTDLKMDGGNILLAYHSRFQIELLYRDAKQHLGLTHCQARSKEKIHYHLNASLTSLSLAKVAHHLNDHNQCEKPFSMANIKTQYANELLLDQFICTLGIDPNMPKIKSIRNKLRNLGSIAA, encoded by the coding sequence ATGAACGTCAGAACGCTCACGGAACAAATATTAATAAAAATGTCCAATATTGGACGCTGGCAAATTAAATTTATTTTAGACCTGTTTCCACTGCTACTAGCACTTCGAGGTCGTTATAACTTCTGTAATATGGCACGCTGGGGTGATTATCGAGAATACACTTACCGAAATAACTATGGTCGATCCTTTGATTGGTTGGCCTTTAATAGGCTTTTGGTAAAGCAATCCTTAAGCACTGATTTAGCCCTGGCTTTTGATCCCTCGTTTTTGCCCAAGAGCGGTAAACACACTCCCGGGATTGGTTATTTCTATTCCGGCTGTGCGGGTCGTGAATTGCGGGGATTGGAATTAAGTGGTTTAGCCGTGATCGATCAGCAAGACAAGACCGCCCTACATTTAGAAGCGATTCAAACTGTCGGACTGAAACAAGATCAAACCTTATTAGATTTCTATGCTCAGTCTATTGTTGATCGGGGTGAACAACTCCAGCAACTTAGTAGCCTGCTCTTGGTGGATGCCTATTTTTCCAAGCACCCTTTTATCCACAGTATGCAACAAGCCGGTTTTGAGGTCATCACCCGATTACGCAAGGATGCTCGCTTGCGCTACCTTTATAACGGACCTCGTGGTAAAGGTCGAGGTTGTCCCAAAAAGTTTGATGGCCGCATTGATATATATAATTTACGCATGGATCAGGTTAAGCCTTGTGCCCAAGCACAGGACGCTTCCTGGATCGCTTACGAACTCCTGGCCAATGTCCAAGCCTGGAAACGTACCGCTAAACTAGTCATCGTGCATGAACTAAAAGAGGACGGCTCCATCAAAAGTGTTCGTATTATCGCATGTACTGACCTAAAAATGGATGGAGGTAATATCCTGCTGGCTTACCACTCTCGTTTCCAAATCGAATTACTCTATAGAGATGCCAAACAACATTTAGGCCTCACTCACTGCCAAGCTCGTTCAAAAGAAAAAATCCATTACCACCTCAACGCAAGCTTGACAAGCCTTTCCTTAGCCAAAGTAGCTCATCATTTGAACGACCATAATCAGTGTGAAAAACCATTTTCTATGGCTAATATCAAAACCCAGTATGCCAATGAACTTTTGTTAGATCAATTTATTTGCACGTTAGGGATTGACCCTAACATGCCTAAAATTAAATCTATCCGCAACAAGCTTAGGAACCTCGGATCAATTGCCGCCTAA
- the gwsG gene encoding grasp-with-spasm system ATP-grasp peptide maturase — MKKILILSRASDVSTSDVIEWLIYNKAKVDRINIEDRLFNCRVSFKSHRNILIELEFERNILISLKDYSSFWYRRGELLFWKPEVEQYQNQVNRLLKNEWKVLTDFIYSFLEKRPHLGSLNKERNHNKLLSLLHAASVGLKIPHTVITTEKHDAVKSIKQNEYITKAIHNIFTIHYDGLFSAVGTRLVSDYDLKSLGYYFFPTLFQKNIEKEYELRIFFIKNKFFPMAIFSSFDEQTKIDFRNYNRSKPNRCVPFILPDGIETKLKNFIKVMELDTGSIDMIVTKEYKFIFIEVNHIGQFGWLSDNCNYCIEKEIADYLISICR, encoded by the coding sequence ATGAAAAAAATATTGATCTTGAGTAGAGCGTCGGACGTAAGTACCAGCGATGTAATTGAATGGCTGATTTACAATAAAGCAAAAGTTGATAGAATAAATATTGAAGACCGCCTCTTTAATTGTCGAGTTAGCTTTAAATCGCATCGGAATATTCTTATTGAACTAGAGTTTGAAAGAAATATCCTTATTTCCTTAAAAGACTACTCTTCCTTCTGGTATCGTAGGGGGGAATTGCTTTTTTGGAAGCCTGAAGTCGAGCAATATCAAAATCAAGTTAACAGATTATTGAAGAATGAATGGAAGGTTCTTACGGATTTTATTTACTCATTTTTAGAGAAGAGACCTCATCTAGGATCTTTGAACAAGGAAAGAAACCATAATAAACTTCTTTCACTCCTTCATGCCGCATCTGTCGGTTTAAAAATTCCACATACAGTCATAACCACAGAAAAGCATGATGCGGTTAAATCCATAAAGCAAAATGAATATATTACAAAAGCTATTCATAATATATTTACAATTCACTATGATGGCCTTTTTTCTGCGGTAGGGACCAGATTAGTTTCTGATTATGACTTGAAGTCTTTGGGTTATTATTTTTTTCCCACTTTATTTCAAAAGAATATAGAGAAGGAATACGAGTTAAGGATATTTTTCATTAAAAACAAGTTCTTCCCTATGGCAATATTTTCAAGTTTTGATGAACAAACTAAAATAGATTTTAGAAATTATAATCGTTCGAAACCAAACAGGTGCGTACCTTTCATTTTACCGGATGGGATAGAAACTAAACTAAAGAATTTCATAAAAGTCATGGAGCTAGATACTGGCTCAATAGATATGATCGTGACAAAAGAGTACAAATTCATTTTTATTGAAGTAAATCACATTGGTCAATTTGGTTGGTTATCAGACAATTGCAATTATTGTATTGAGAAAGAAATAGCTGATTATTTAATTTCAATTTGTAGATAA
- a CDS encoding rhodanese-related sulfurtransferase: MPRLYNLVNNDELKRRMEESDEKRVTLSFYRYHQIESPKQFRDELFKMFSKLGVFGRIYIAHEGINGQISVPTSQFESFRGHLYDISFLQGVRLNIAVDDDGKSFYKLKIKVRNKIVADGLDDQSFDVTKRGQHLDAEAYNRLTDDPDTIIVDMRNHYESEVGYFDGAIRPDVETFRDALPLVEDMLQDQKDKNIIMYCTGGIRCEKASAYYLHKGFNKVFMVDGGIIEYARQCQEKGLPNKFLGKNFVFDERMGERIGDEIIARCHQCGEACDTHVNCANDACHILFIQCDACAEKYKHCCSKKCEEFTQLPEEQREKLKGSITFNGTTFGKGRYKAFKKDEGLDLK, encoded by the coding sequence ATGCCAAGATTGTATAATCTCGTCAACAATGATGAGTTGAAACGTCGCATGGAAGAAAGCGACGAAAAAAGGGTTACCCTTTCCTTCTACCGATACCATCAAATTGAAAGCCCTAAACAATTTCGGGACGAATTGTTTAAAATGTTTTCCAAGCTAGGTGTATTTGGTCGTATCTATATTGCCCATGAGGGCATCAATGGTCAAATATCTGTACCCACCTCTCAATTCGAATCCTTCAGGGGGCACCTTTATGATATCTCCTTTCTTCAGGGGGTCCGGCTTAACATTGCCGTAGATGATGATGGTAAATCTTTCTATAAGCTCAAGATCAAGGTGCGCAACAAAATTGTAGCAGATGGCCTCGATGACCAATCATTTGATGTGACTAAAAGAGGGCAGCACCTCGATGCGGAAGCTTATAATCGGCTTACAGATGATCCGGATACCATCATTGTCGATATGCGAAACCATTATGAAAGTGAAGTAGGTTATTTCGATGGGGCCATACGACCTGATGTCGAAACCTTCAGAGACGCCCTTCCTTTGGTAGAGGATATGCTCCAAGATCAAAAGGACAAGAATATCATTATGTATTGTACGGGGGGGATTCGCTGTGAAAAAGCAAGTGCCTACTACCTACACAAAGGGTTTAATAAGGTTTTTATGGTAGATGGGGGAATCATTGAATATGCTCGTCAATGCCAGGAAAAAGGCTTGCCTAATAAGTTCTTGGGTAAGAATTTTGTTTTTGATGAAAGGATGGGCGAGCGGATAGGCGATGAAATAATAGCCCGTTGTCATCAATGCGGAGAGGCCTGTGATACCCATGTTAATTGTGCTAATGACGCCTGCCATATCTTATTTATCCAATGCGACGCCTGTGCCGAAAAGTACAAACATTGTTGTTCGAAAAAATGCGAAGAATTCACGCAATTGCCTGAGGAACAGCGAGAAAAACTGAAAGGAAGTATCACTTTTAATGGCACGACATTTGGAAAGGGTCGGTACAAGGCTTTCAAAAAAGATGAGGGTTTGGATTTAAAATAG
- a CDS encoding HTH domain-containing protein, whose translation MTFLAQLSLIFRIDGLIRRKSTGTASHLAQKLNTSRSSVYRYLDLLRNLGATIEYCHQRQSYFYTEAFELDLNGVVA comes from the coding sequence ATGACTTTTTTAGCTCAACTATCTCTGATTTTTCGGATTGATGGCCTCATTAGGCGTAAATCAACTGGAACCGCTTCACATCTTGCTCAAAAATTAAATACATCTCGTTCTTCAGTGTATCGCTATCTAGACTTATTAAGAAATCTAGGCGCCACCATCGAATATTGTCATCAAAGACAAAGCTATTTTTATACCGAAGCATTTGAATTAGATCTAAATGGCGTTGTTGCATGA
- a CDS encoding alpha/beta fold hydrolase, translating to MKKLKITGIVLGSIYVLGCIGLYFFQDRIIFRPQQLPKDYQFQTGEEVTIEVEDHIALNAIWIKEAPSKGVILYLHGNRGSIRRCLRQTGGMQGHGYDIFLPDYRGYGKSDGQIVSEAKLHTDAQKMYDFLKQHYREDQIIILGYSLGTGMATHLAANNNPQQLVLVAPYLSMLNLKNRWAPFIPDFLVKYPLKSDRWIPQIKKPITLFHGTADNVIPYDSSEKLKELNPSFTRLITLQGESHRGALFNHIFAQELKILLP from the coding sequence ATGAAAAAACTCAAAATAACAGGCATCGTATTAGGTAGTATATATGTCTTAGGATGCATAGGTTTATACTTCTTTCAGGATAGGATCATCTTTAGGCCCCAACAATTGCCAAAAGATTATCAATTTCAAACAGGCGAGGAAGTAACGATTGAAGTAGAGGACCACATTGCGCTTAATGCCATTTGGATCAAGGAAGCACCGTCAAAAGGTGTGATCTTATACTTGCATGGCAATCGCGGCTCTATCCGCCGCTGCTTGCGACAAACAGGAGGCATGCAAGGACATGGATATGATATTTTCCTGCCCGATTACAGAGGTTATGGCAAAAGCGATGGACAAATTGTATCAGAAGCAAAACTGCATACCGATGCCCAGAAAATGTATGATTTCCTTAAACAACATTATAGAGAAGATCAAATCATTATTTTAGGTTATTCGCTCGGTACAGGAATGGCCACTCATTTGGCGGCCAATAATAATCCACAGCAATTGGTTTTGGTCGCCCCTTATTTGAGTATGCTTAACCTCAAAAATAGATGGGCCCCTTTTATCCCTGATTTTTTAGTGAAATATCCCCTGAAAAGCGATCGTTGGATACCGCAAATTAAGAAACCAATCACTTTATTTCATGGCACTGCTGATAATGTTATCCCCTATGATTCTTCCGAAAAGCTGAAAGAATTGAACCCGTCTTTTACCCGATTAATCACCTTGCAAGGTGAAAGCCATCGCGGCGCTTTGTTTAACCATATTTTCGCTCAGGAACTCAAAATCCTATTGCCATGA